A part of Aegilops tauschii subsp. strangulata cultivar AL8/78 chromosome 2, Aet v6.0, whole genome shotgun sequence genomic DNA contains:
- the LOC120973550 gene encoding uncharacterized protein codes for MVLHIFENTSHAESFLWSYHERVLALWKTKPRNLFKTEQPVQHEIVSPCPQQEAGTNLCGYYVCRHMISICKSTDSYDDPRKLVPLILKPRTPESLPAGELLMVRRFISDFFLDHYINPTGANEDFSMRSPETLSKS; via the exons ATGGTCCTCCAtatcttcgaaaacacgtcccatgcagaatcatttctctggtcatatcatgaacg tgtgctcgcattgtggaaaactaaaccaaGGAACCTGTTCAAAACGGAACAACCCgtgcagcacgagatcgtttctccg tgtcctcagcaagaagcagggaccaacctttgtggatactatgtttgcagacacatgatctccatctgcaaatctacTGATAGTTATGACGATCCTCGcaaattagtacca ctcatcttaaaaccgaggacccctgaatcgctcccggctggtgaattgctgatggttcggagatttatcagcgacttcttcctggatcactacatcaatcccactggtgctaatgaagatttcagcatgcgttctcctgaaacattgagtaagagttag